From Candidatus Deferrimicrobiaceae bacterium, the proteins below share one genomic window:
- a CDS encoding MJ0042-type zinc finger domain-containing protein has translation MVIECSVCQARYRMRESMMRGFQGAEVRCRKCGGIIVIMNTATVPGPAVPSAPAGETRAHRQPSPPGEISGIPARQEHSSPEHARRGPPPSERKAQPGTALAEETDIEEAVPDNVYSLEHFREIRPRRSPADGFDISGYIRPEPSAPLPEAEPDSSSTPPPEAPVEKDPTADSILYEPVVWQKEGILPPPGEDPVPPSREAGSPRRFFSRKERPLFPPLHPMFPRISDIAFVYLLLLLAGGVGYLVVRLLAPLFASRFP, from the coding sequence ATGGTTATCGAATGTAGCGTTTGCCAGGCCCGCTACCGCATGCGGGAATCGATGATGCGGGGGTTCCAGGGGGCGGAGGTCCGCTGCCGCAAGTGCGGCGGGATCATCGTGATCATGAACACGGCGACGGTCCCCGGCCCCGCGGTCCCGTCGGCTCCGGCAGGGGAGACGCGCGCCCATCGCCAGCCTTCCCCCCCGGGCGAAATATCCGGAATCCCGGCCAGGCAGGAGCACTCGTCCCCGGAACATGCCCGGCGCGGCCCACCGCCGAGCGAGAGGAAGGCGCAGCCCGGAACGGCGCTCGCGGAAGAGACGGATATCGAGGAAGCCGTCCCCGACAACGTCTACTCGCTCGAACATTTCCGGGAAATTCGTCCCCGGAGATCGCCCGCCGACGGCTTCGACATCTCCGGGTACATCCGCCCGGAGCCCTCGGCTCCCCTTCCGGAAGCGGAACCGGATTCCTCGTCGACACCTCCCCCGGAGGCGCCCGTGGAGAAAGATCCGACCGCGGACAGCATCCTGTACGAACCGGTCGTATGGCAGAAGGAAGGGATACTCCCGCCTCCCGGCGAAGATCCCGTCCCTCCTTCCCGGGAAGCAGGATCCCCCCGGAGGTTTTTCTCCCGCAAGGAACGGCCCCTTTTCCCTCCCCTGCACCCCATGTTCCCCCGGATTTCCGACATCGCTTTCGTCTATCTTCTGCTGCTCCTCGCCGGAGGAGTGGGATACCTGGTGGTTCGCCTCCTCGCCCCCCTGTTTGCCTCCCGCTTCCCTTAG